In the Rhinatrema bivittatum chromosome 6, aRhiBiv1.1, whole genome shotgun sequence genome, one interval contains:
- the LOC115093999 gene encoding connector enhancer of kinase suppressor of ras 2-like isoform X1, with product MNRWMNRLGLAAIGYTPDEKDIRPNEADYWSESDQDDTDGSLTLKQEGPSTVCDTYHRTPSVNSSSPFPEPKHGRHFSSESTYSHSSVEDSRQDTTGSTHSSGCRPSYRERRSWQDLIETPLTSSGLHFLQTGPPDSEYMAGRPGMSPERRKQATLPVQRRHNHERDGPFPLAECPKGHTSHSKPQKQRSQSLPRNREVRAKAYVKLGGVADEKPEDEFISRKQNNSTKEENTKEIRESMDGLQKLYKTLEQASLSAFGEQRPSTKQEFRRSFIKRCNDPVINEKLHHIRVLKSTLKEMLITVAKHGCSFPCLCHIQQRKTGIMRDT from the exons GTGGATGAACCGCCTGGGTCTTGCAGCCATCGGTTACACACCAGATGAAAAGGATATTAGGCCTAACGAAG CAGATTACTGGAGTGAAAGTGACCAGGATGATACTGATGGCTCTCTAACGCTGAAACAAGAAGGTCCCTCAACAGTGTGTGATACCTACCATAGAACCCCCTCA GTTAATTCTTCAAGTCCTTTCCCTGAACCAAAACATGGCCGACATTTCTCAAGCGAGTCAACCTATTCTCATTCCTCTGTGGAGGACTCCCGGCAGGATACCACAGGAAGTACTCACTCGTCAGGATGTCGACCCTCCTATCGTGAAAGGCGCTCATGGCAAGACCTCATTGAGACCCCATTAACTAGTtcagggcttcattttcttcagaCTGGTCCTCCCGACTCAGAGTACATGGCAGGCCGACCTGGAATGTCTCCAGAGAGGCGAAAGCAGGCAACCCTGCCTGTCCAAAGACGCCACAACCATGAACGAGATGGGCCTTTCCCACTGGCTGAGTGTCCAAAGGGTCACACCTCGCACAGTAAACCACAGAAGCAACGTAGTCAGAGCTTGCCAAGGAACAGAGAGGTCAGGGCTAAAGCTTATGTCAAGTTAGGAGGGGTAGCAGACGAAAAACCTGAAGATGAATTTATTTCAAGGAAGCAAAATAATTCCACTAAAGAAG AAAACACAAAGGAAATCAGAGAGAGTATGGATGGGCTGCAGAAGTTGTATAAGACTTTGGAACAAGCCAGTTTATCAGCTTTTGGAGAGCAGCGCCCCTCCACCAAGCAAGAGTTCCGGAGATCATTTATAAAGAGGTGCAATGACCCAGTTATCAATGAGAAGCTTCATCATATCAGAGTTCTGAAAAGCACTTTAAAA